GCGACAGCATGGTCTGCTACATCGGCGGCCACGAGTCGGTGGTCAGCGAAATCCAGAGCAATCTGGGGATCGGCCTGGGTCAGACCACCGCCGATGGTCGTTTCACCCTGCTGCCGGTCTGCTGCCTCGGCAACTGCGACAAGGCGCCGGCGTTGATGATCGACGACGACACATTCGGTGACGTGCAGCCTGCTGGCGTCGCCCAATTGCTCGAGGGCTACGTATGACCCTGACTTCCTTCGGTCCTGCCAACCGCATCAAGCGTTCGGCCGAGACTCACCCGCTGACCTGGCGTCTGCGCGACGACGGCGAGGCCGTGTGGCTCGACGAATACCAGGCCAAGAACGGTTACGCCGCTGCGCGCAAAGCCTTCGCCGACATGGCCCAGGACGACATCGTCCAGACCGTGAAAGACGCCGGCCTCAAGGGTCGCGGCGGTGCAGGCTTCCCCACTGGCGTGAAGTGGGGCCTGATGCCCAAAGACGAATCCATCAACATCCGCTACCTGCTGTGCAACGCGGATGAAATGGAGCCGAACACCTGGAAAGACCGCATGCTGATGGAGCAACTGCCCCATCTGCTGATCGAAGGCATGCTGATCAGTGCCCGCGCGCTGAAAACCTACCGTGGCTACATCTTCCTGCGTGGCGAATACACCACCGCCGCCAAGCACCTCACCCGTGCCGTGGAAGAAGCCAAGTCTGCAGGCCTTTTGGGCAAGAACATCCTCGGTTCGGGTTTCGATTTCGAGCTGTTCGTCCACACCGGCGCCGGGCGTTACATCTGCGGTGAAGAAACCGCGCTGATCAACTCCCTCGAAGGCCGCCGCGCCAACCCGCGCTCCAAACCGCCCTTCCCTGCCGCCGTCGGCGTGTGGGGCAAGCCGACTTGCGTGAACAACGTTGAAACCCTGTGCAACGTGCCGGCGATCATTGCCGACGGCGTCGACTGGTACAAATCGTTGGCGCGTGAAGGCAGTGAAGACATGGGCACCAAGCTCATGGGCTTCTCCGGCAAGGTCAAGAACCCGGGCCTGTGGGAATTGCCATTCGGCGTCACCGGTCGCGAGTTGTTCGAAGACTACGCCGGCGGCATGCGCGACGGCTTCAAGCTCAAGTGCTGGCAGCCTGGCGGCGCCGGTACCGGTTTCCTGTTGCCGGAACACCTCGACGCGCAAATGTACGCCGGCGGCATCGCCAAAGTGGGCACCCGCATGGGTACCGGCCTGGCCATGGCGGTCGACGACAGCGTCAACATGGTGTCCTTGCTGCGCAACATGGAAGAGTTCTTTTCCCGCGAATCCTGTGGTTTCTGCACCCCGTGCCGCGACGGTTTGCCGTGGAGCGTCAAGCTGCTGCGCGCAATCGAAAACGGTGAAGGACAGGCCGGCGATATCGAGACCCTGCTGGGTCTGGTCGGTTTCCTCGGCCCGGGCAAGACCTTCTGTGCTCACGCACCGGGCGCCGTGGAGCCGTTGGGCAGCGCAATCAAATACTTCCGTTCAGAGTTCGAAGCCGGCATCGCGCCCACCAGCGCCGTCGTCCCGCCTCTGGCAAGGCCGATCGTAGTCGGCGCGTAAACGCTTAAAAAAACGAAGGGTCCGTGCCCTTCGTTTTCTCGTGTGATGACGCCGCAAGCGGCTGTGTTGATTCACTCGAATAACAAGATTCCATTAGCCACGCCCGCTGACACCGGGCCAACGAAGACCTTTGAACCATGGCCACTATCCACGTAGACGGCAACGAGCTCGAAGTCGATGGGGCAGACAACCTGTTACAGGCATGTCTGTCGCTAGGCCTCGATATCCCTTATTTCTGCTGGCACCCAGCCCTCGGCAGCGTTGGCGCTTGCCGCCAGTGCGCGGTCAAGCAGTACACCGACGCCAACGACACCCGTGGTCGGATCGTCATGTCCTGCATGACACCCGCCACTGACGGCAGCTGGATCTCCATCGAAGACGAAGAAGCGAAAGTGTTTCGCGCCAGCGTCGTCGAATGGCTGATGACCAACCACCCTCACGACTGCCCGGTCTGTGAAGAAGGCGGTCACTGCCACCTGCAAGACATGACGGTAATGACCGGCCACAACGAGCGCCGTTACCGCTTCACCAAGCGCACTCACCAGAACCAGCAACTGGGCCCGTTCATTTCCCACGAAATGAACCGCTGCATCGCTTGCTACCGCTGCGTGCGTTTCTATAAGGATTACGCCGGCGGCACCGACCTCGGTGTATTCGGCGCCCACGACAACGTGTACTTCGGTCGCGTTGAAGACGGCACCCTCGAAAGCGAGTTCTCCGGCAACCTCACCGAGGTCTGCCCGACCGGTGTGTTCACCGACAAGACTCACTCCGAGCGCTACAACCGCAAGTGGGACATGCAGTTCTCGCCGAGCATCTGCCATGGCTGCTCCAGCGGTTGCAACATTTCTCCGGGCGAGCGCTACGGTGAACTGCGTCGAATCGAAAACCGCTTCAACGGTTCGGTCAACCAGTACTTCCTGTGCGACCGTGGCCGTTTCGGCTACGGCTACGTCAACCGCGAAGACCGCCCGCGTCAGCCACTGCTGGCCAACGGCGCCAAGCTGAGCCTCGACGAAGCGCTGGATAAAGCGGCTGATCTGCTGCGTGGTCGCAACATCGTCGGTATCGGCTCGCCGCGCGCCAGCCTCGAAAGCAACTATGCGTTGCGCGAACTGGTCGGCGCCGAGCACTTCTACTCCGGCATCGAAGCCGCCGAGCTGGAACGTATTCGCCTGGTCCTGCAAGTCCTGAACGACAGCCCGCTGCCGGTTCCGAACATGCGCGACATCGAAGACCACGACGCGATCTTCGTCCTCGGCGAAGACCTGACCCAGACCGCTGCGCGCATGGCGTTGTCCTTGCGCCAATCGGTCAAGGGCAAGGCTGAAGACATGGCCGATGCGATGCGCGTCCAGCCGTGGCTCGACGCTGCGGTGAAAAACATCGGCCAGCACGAGCTGAACCCGCTGTTCATCGCCAGCCTCGCTGAAACCAAGCTCGACGACATCGCCGAAGAATGCGTGCACGCCGCGCCGGACGACCTCGCGCGCATCGGTTTCGCCGTGGCTCACGCCCTCGACGCCAGCGCGCCAGCGGTTGAAGGCCTGGATACTGAAGCCCTTGACCTGGCCCAGCGCATTGCCGACGCCCTGCTCGCGGCCAAGCGTCCGCTGATCATTGCCGGTACTTCGCTGGGTTCCAAAGCGCTGATCGAAGCCGCGGCGAACATCGCCAAAGCCTTGAAGCTGCGCGACAAGAACGGTTCCATCAGCCTGATCGTGCCAGAGGCCAACAGCCTCGGCCTGGCCATGCTCGGTGGCGACTCGGTCGACGACGCGCTGCAAGCAGTGATCGATGGCCGCGCCGACGCCCTCGTCGTGCTCGAAAACGATCTGTACACGCGCACTGACAAAGCCCTGGTCGATGCCGCCCTGAACGCTGCGAAAGTGTTGATCGTCGCCGACCATCAGAAGACCGCCACCAGCGATCGTGCGCACTTGGTGCTGCCCGCTGCCAGCTTTGCTGAAGGCGACGGCACCCTGGTCAGCCAGGAAGGTCGCGCCCAGCGCTTCTTCCAGGTCTTCGATCCGAAATACATGGACGCGAGCATTCTGGTGCACGAAGGCTGGCGCTGGCTGCATGCCCTGCGCGCGACCCTGCTGGACCAGCCAATCGACTGGACCCAACTGGACCACGTCACCGCAGCCGTCGCGGCGAGCCGGCCACAACTGGCGCGCATCGTCGATGCCGCTCCGTCCGCCGCGTTCCGCATCAAAGGCATGAAACTGGCGCGCGAACCGCTGCGTTACTCCGGGCGTACCGCCATGCGCGCTGACATCAGCGTGCACGAACCGCGTACTCCGCAGGACAACGACACCGCGTTCAACTTCTCGATGGAAGGTTACTCGGGCTCGGCCGAACCGCGTCAGCAAGTGCCATTCGCCTGGTCGCCGGGTTGGAACTCGCCGCAAGCCTGGAACAAGTTCCAGGACGAAGTCGGTGGTCACATCCGCGCTGGCGACCCGGGCACCCGCCTGATCGAAAGCACCGGTGATTCGCTGAACTGGTTCGCCAGTGCTCCGCGCGCGTTCAACCCGGCGCCGGGAACCTGGCAAGTGGTGCCGTTCTTCCACCTGCTCGGCAGTGAAGAGACCTCGGCAAAAGCCGCACCGGTTCAGGAACGCATTCCGGCGCCTTACGTTGCTTTGGCCAAATCTGAAGCCGATCGTCTTGGCGTCAATGACGGTGCCCTGCTCAGCTTCAATGTTGCCGGCCAGACCCTGCGTCTGCCGCTGCGCATCAACGAAGAACTCGGTGCCGGCCTGGTGGCCTTGCCGGCAGGTATCGCCGGCATTCCAGCGGCGATCTTTGGCAAAACCGTTGACGGTCTGCAGGAGGCAGCTCAATGACCTGGTTCACGCCTGAAGTGATTGACGTGATCATCGCGGTCCTCAAGGCCATCGTGATTCTGCTCGCCGTGGTGGTGTGCGGCGCGCTGCTGAGCTGGGTCGAGCGTCGTCTGCTCGCCCTCTGGCAGGATCGTTACGGTCCGAACCGTGTCGGCCCGTTCGGCGCGTTCCAGATCGCTGCCGACATGATCAAGATGTTCTTCAAGGAAGACTGGACGCCGCCGTTCGCCGACAAGATGATCTTCACCCTGGCACCGGTAGTCGCCATGAGCGCCCTGCTGATTGCCTTCGCGATCATCCCGATCACCCCGACCTGGGGCGTCGCGGACATCAACATCGGCATCCTGTTTTTCTTCGCCATGGCCGGTCTTTCGGTGTACGCGGTGTTGTTCGCCGGTTGGTCGAGCAACAACAAGTTCGCCCTGCTGGGCAGCTTGCGGGCCTCGGCACAAACCGTGTCGTACGAAGTGTTCATGGGCCTGTCGCTGATGGGCATCGTGATTCAGGTCGGCTCGTTCAACATGCGCGACATCGTTGAATATCAAGCGCAGAACCTGTGGTTCATCATTCCGCAGATCTTCGGTTTCCTGACCTTCTTCATCGCTGGCGTCGCCGTGACTCACCGTCACCCGTTCGACCAGCCGGAAGCGGAACAGGAACTGGCCGACGGTTACCACATTGAATATGCCGGCATGAAATGGGGCATGTTCTTCGTTGGCGAGTACATCGGCATCGTGTTGATTTCGGCGTTGCTGGTGACCTTGTTCTTCGGTGGCTGGCACGGCCCGTTCGGCATTCTGCCGCAGATCCCGTTCATCTGGTTCGCGCTCAAGACCGCGTTCTTCATCATGATCTTCATCCTGTTGCGCGCCTCGATTCCGCGCCCACGGTATGACCAAGTGATGGATTTCAGCTGGAAGTTCTGCCTGCCGCTGACCCTCGTCAACATGCTGGTGACCGCTGCGATCGTGTTGCTCAACACGCCCGCCGTCGCGGCTCAGTGAGGATAGAGAATCATGAAGTACATATTTGACATCGTGCATGGCTTCTTCACCCAGCTTCGCAGCCTGGTGATGATCTTCGGCCATGCCTTCCGCAAGCGTGACACGCTGCAGTACCCGGAAGAGCAGGTCTACCTGCCGCCGCGCTACCGTGGCCGGATCGTCCTGACTCGCGACCCGGATGGCGAAGAGCGTTGTGTAGCCTGCAACCTGTGCGCCGTGGCTTGCCCGGTCGGTTGCATTTCGCTGCAGAAAGCCGAAACCGAAGACGGTCGCTGGTACCCGGACTTCTTCCGCATCAACTTCTCGCGCTGCATCTTTTGCGGCCTCTGCGAGGAAGCCTGCCCGACCACCGCGATCCAGCTGACACCGGATTTCGAGATGGCCGAGTTCAAACGTCAGGACCTGGTTTACGAGAAAGAAGATCTGCTGATCTCCGGCCCCGGCAAAAACCCTGATTACAACTTCTATCGTGTTGCAGGTATGGCGATTGCCGGGAAGCCGAAAGGCGCCGCGCAGAATGAAGCCGAACCGATCAACGTGAAGAGCTTGCTGCCTTAAGGAAGAAAGATGGAATTCGCTTTCTATTTCGCATCGGGTATCGCTGTGGTGTCCACGCTTCGCGTGATCACCAACACCAACCCTGTGCACGCCCTGCTCTACCTGATCATTTCGCTGATTGCCGTGGCGATGACGTTTTTCGCCCTCGGCGCACCGTTTGCCGGTGTGCTGGAAGTGATCGCCTACGCTGGCGCCATCATGGTGCTGTTCGTGTTCGTGGTGATGATGCTGAACCTTGGCCCAGCCTCGGTTCAGCAGGAACGCGTGTGGCTCAAGCCCGGCATCTGGATCGGCCCGGTAGTGCTCGGCGCGCTGCTGCTGGCGGAACTGCTGTACGTATTGTTCAGCGATGCCAGCGGTCAGGCCATCGGCCACACCACCGTAGACGCGAAAGCCGTGGGCATCAGCCTGTTCGGCCCGTACCTGCTGGTGGTCGAACTCGCCTCGATGTTGCTGCTTGCCGCAGCGGTCACGGCGTTCCACTTGGGCCGTAACGAAGCCAAGGAGCAATGACGATGCCTGCTATCCCTCTGGAGCATGGTCTGGCGGTCGCCGGCATCCTGTTCTGCCTCGGTCTGGTCGGCCTGATGGTCCGGCGCAACATTCTTTTCGTGCTGATGAGCCTGGAGGTGATGATGAATGCCTCCGCGTTGGCGTTCATCGTTGCCGGTGCCCGTTGGGGTCAGCCGGATGGACAGATCATGTTCATCCTGGTGATCAGCCTCGCGGCCGCCGAGGCCAGTATTGGCCTGGCGATTCTGTTGCAGCTGTACCGCCGCTTCCACACTCTCGATATCGACGCTGCCAGCGAGATGCGCGGATGAATCTTCTCTATCTGACTTTCGTATTCCCTCTCATCGGTTTCCTGTTGCTGTCGTTCTCACGCGGCCGCTTCTCGGAAAACCTGTCGGCGCTGATTGGCGTCGGTTCCATCGGCCTGTCTGCCATCGTCACCGCTTACGTGATCTGGCAATTCAACGTCGCCCCGCCAGAAGGCGGTCACTACACCCAGGTGTTGTGGCAGTGGATGGCGGTTGAAGGCTTTACGCCGAACTTCGCGCTGTACCTGGATGGCCTGTCGGTGACCATGCTTGGCGTGGTGGTGGGCGTTGGTTTCCTGATTCACCTGTTCGCGTCCTGGTACATGCGCGGTGAAGACGGTTACTCGCGCTTCTTCGCGTACACCAACCTGTTTATCGCCAGCATGCTGTTCCTGATCCTCGGCGATAACCTGTTGTTCCTGTACTTCGGCTGGGAAGGCGTGGGCCTGTGCTCGTACCTGTTGATCGGTTTCTACTACAGCAACCGCAACAACGGTAACGCCGCACTCAAAGCCTTTATCGTCACCCGCATCGGCGACGTGTTCATGGCCATCGGCCTGTTCATTCTGTTCCAGCAACTGGGCACGCTGAACGTCCAGGAACTGCTGGTGCTGGCGCCGCAGAAATTCCAGGTCGGCGACTTCTGGATTGTCTTGGCGACGCTGATGCTGCTGGGTGGCGCTGTTGGTAAATCCGCGCAACTGCCGCTGCAAACCTGGCTGGCGGATGCGATGGCCGGTCCTACCCCGGTTTCGGCACTGATCCACGCCGCAACCATGGTGACCGCAGGCGTTTACCTGATCGCCCGTACCCACGGTCTGTTTGCCTTGGCGCCGGACATCCTGCACCTCGTCGGCATCGTTGGCGGCGTGACCCTGGTGCTGGCCGGTTTTGCCGCACTGGTGCAAACCGACATCAAACGTATCCTCGCCTACTCGACCATGAGCCAGATCGGCTACATGTTCCTGGCGCTGGGCGTCGGTGCCTGGGATGGCGCGATTTTCCACCTGATGACTCACGCGTTCTTCAAGGCGCTGCTGTTCCTTGCTTCCGGTGCGGTGATCGTTGCCTGCCACCACGAGCAGAACATCTTCAAGATGGGCGGCCTGTGGAAGAAACTGCCACTGGCCTACGCCAGCTTCATCGTCGGCGGCGCGGCTCTGTCGGCCCTGCCACTGGTGACTGCAGGCTTCTACTCCAAGGACGAAATCCTCTGGGAAGCGTTCGCCAGCGGCAACCACGCTCTGCTTTACGCAGGTCTGGTCGGCGCGTTCATGACTTCGCTGTACACCTTCCGCCTGATCTTCATCGCGTTCCACGGTGAAGCGAAGACCGAAGCGCACGCCGGTCATGGCATCGCCCACTGGCTGCCACTGTCGGTGCTGATCGTACTGTCGACTTTCGTCGGCGCGATGATCGTGCCAC
The window above is part of the Pseudomonas prosekii genome. Proteins encoded here:
- the nuoF gene encoding NADH-quinone oxidoreductase subunit NuoF, with protein sequence MTLTSFGPANRIKRSAETHPLTWRLRDDGEAVWLDEYQAKNGYAAARKAFADMAQDDIVQTVKDAGLKGRGGAGFPTGVKWGLMPKDESINIRYLLCNADEMEPNTWKDRMLMEQLPHLLIEGMLISARALKTYRGYIFLRGEYTTAAKHLTRAVEEAKSAGLLGKNILGSGFDFELFVHTGAGRYICGEETALINSLEGRRANPRSKPPFPAAVGVWGKPTCVNNVETLCNVPAIIADGVDWYKSLAREGSEDMGTKLMGFSGKVKNPGLWELPFGVTGRELFEDYAGGMRDGFKLKCWQPGGAGTGFLLPEHLDAQMYAGGIAKVGTRMGTGLAMAVDDSVNMVSLLRNMEEFFSRESCGFCTPCRDGLPWSVKLLRAIENGEGQAGDIETLLGLVGFLGPGKTFCAHAPGAVEPLGSAIKYFRSEFEAGIAPTSAVVPPLARPIVVGA
- the nuoG gene encoding NADH-quinone oxidoreductase subunit NuoG, translated to MATIHVDGNELEVDGADNLLQACLSLGLDIPYFCWHPALGSVGACRQCAVKQYTDANDTRGRIVMSCMTPATDGSWISIEDEEAKVFRASVVEWLMTNHPHDCPVCEEGGHCHLQDMTVMTGHNERRYRFTKRTHQNQQLGPFISHEMNRCIACYRCVRFYKDYAGGTDLGVFGAHDNVYFGRVEDGTLESEFSGNLTEVCPTGVFTDKTHSERYNRKWDMQFSPSICHGCSSGCNISPGERYGELRRIENRFNGSVNQYFLCDRGRFGYGYVNREDRPRQPLLANGAKLSLDEALDKAADLLRGRNIVGIGSPRASLESNYALRELVGAEHFYSGIEAAELERIRLVLQVLNDSPLPVPNMRDIEDHDAIFVLGEDLTQTAARMALSLRQSVKGKAEDMADAMRVQPWLDAAVKNIGQHELNPLFIASLAETKLDDIAEECVHAAPDDLARIGFAVAHALDASAPAVEGLDTEALDLAQRIADALLAAKRPLIIAGTSLGSKALIEAAANIAKALKLRDKNGSISLIVPEANSLGLAMLGGDSVDDALQAVIDGRADALVVLENDLYTRTDKALVDAALNAAKVLIVADHQKTATSDRAHLVLPAASFAEGDGTLVSQEGRAQRFFQVFDPKYMDASILVHEGWRWLHALRATLLDQPIDWTQLDHVTAAVAASRPQLARIVDAAPSAAFRIKGMKLAREPLRYSGRTAMRADISVHEPRTPQDNDTAFNFSMEGYSGSAEPRQQVPFAWSPGWNSPQAWNKFQDEVGGHIRAGDPGTRLIESTGDSLNWFASAPRAFNPAPGTWQVVPFFHLLGSEETSAKAAPVQERIPAPYVALAKSEADRLGVNDGALLSFNVAGQTLRLPLRINEELGAGLVALPAGIAGIPAAIFGKTVDGLQEAAQ
- the nuoH gene encoding NADH-quinone oxidoreductase subunit NuoH codes for the protein MTWFTPEVIDVIIAVLKAIVILLAVVVCGALLSWVERRLLALWQDRYGPNRVGPFGAFQIAADMIKMFFKEDWTPPFADKMIFTLAPVVAMSALLIAFAIIPITPTWGVADINIGILFFFAMAGLSVYAVLFAGWSSNNKFALLGSLRASAQTVSYEVFMGLSLMGIVIQVGSFNMRDIVEYQAQNLWFIIPQIFGFLTFFIAGVAVTHRHPFDQPEAEQELADGYHIEYAGMKWGMFFVGEYIGIVLISALLVTLFFGGWHGPFGILPQIPFIWFALKTAFFIMIFILLRASIPRPRYDQVMDFSWKFCLPLTLVNMLVTAAIVLLNTPAVAAQ
- the nuoI gene encoding NADH-quinone oxidoreductase subunit NuoI codes for the protein MKYIFDIVHGFFTQLRSLVMIFGHAFRKRDTLQYPEEQVYLPPRYRGRIVLTRDPDGEERCVACNLCAVACPVGCISLQKAETEDGRWYPDFFRINFSRCIFCGLCEEACPTTAIQLTPDFEMAEFKRQDLVYEKEDLLISGPGKNPDYNFYRVAGMAIAGKPKGAAQNEAEPINVKSLLP
- the nuoJ gene encoding NADH-quinone oxidoreductase subunit J, which encodes MEFAFYFASGIAVVSTLRVITNTNPVHALLYLIISLIAVAMTFFALGAPFAGVLEVIAYAGAIMVLFVFVVMMLNLGPASVQQERVWLKPGIWIGPVVLGALLLAELLYVLFSDASGQAIGHTTVDAKAVGISLFGPYLLVVELASMLLLAAAVTAFHLGRNEAKEQ
- the nuoK gene encoding NADH-quinone oxidoreductase subunit NuoK, which encodes MPAIPLEHGLAVAGILFCLGLVGLMVRRNILFVLMSLEVMMNASALAFIVAGARWGQPDGQIMFILVISLAAAEASIGLAILLQLYRRFHTLDIDAASEMRG
- the nuoL gene encoding NADH-quinone oxidoreductase subunit L, with protein sequence MNLLYLTFVFPLIGFLLLSFSRGRFSENLSALIGVGSIGLSAIVTAYVIWQFNVAPPEGGHYTQVLWQWMAVEGFTPNFALYLDGLSVTMLGVVVGVGFLIHLFASWYMRGEDGYSRFFAYTNLFIASMLFLILGDNLLFLYFGWEGVGLCSYLLIGFYYSNRNNGNAALKAFIVTRIGDVFMAIGLFILFQQLGTLNVQELLVLAPQKFQVGDFWIVLATLMLLGGAVGKSAQLPLQTWLADAMAGPTPVSALIHAATMVTAGVYLIARTHGLFALAPDILHLVGIVGGVTLVLAGFAALVQTDIKRILAYSTMSQIGYMFLALGVGAWDGAIFHLMTHAFFKALLFLASGAVIVACHHEQNIFKMGGLWKKLPLAYASFIVGGAALSALPLVTAGFYSKDEILWEAFASGNHALLYAGLVGAFMTSLYTFRLIFIAFHGEAKTEAHAGHGIAHWLPLSVLIVLSTFVGAMIVPPLHGVLPQSVGHAGGEAKHSLEIASGAIALAGILLAALLFLGKRRFVTAIANSGIGRFLSAWWFAAWGFDWIYDKLFVKPYLAISHVLRKDPLDQTIGLIPRMAKGGHTALSRTETGQLRWYAASMAAGSVLVIGAIVLVAV